A genomic region of Luteibacter aegosomatissinici contains the following coding sequences:
- a CDS encoding MFS transporter has product MTSAAPALDPGTPPVRAPHVGLVILALAVGGFAIGTTEFASMSMLPLFAQGLGIDAPTAGHAISAYALGVVVGAPIITVLGARLPRRRLLLLLMAMFTVFNGLTGLSPNYHWMLVFRFLAGLPHGAYFGVAALVASSLVPPNRRTRAVGQMFLGLTVATIAGVPLASWLGQAVGWRWSFALVALLGIATMSAVFAFAPNTPADAKASPMRELSALKRSQVWITLGIGAIGFGGMFAVYTYLADILLSVTHMPLSTVPWIMGVFGIGMTLGNMVIPVFADRALMRTAGALLVWAIVILAIFPFTAGNVWTLGITVFFIGLGGALGTVLQTRLMDVAGDAQALAAALNHSAFNTANALGPFLGGLAIANGYGWTSPGWVGSGLALGGLLLWAVSVAVERNSEAQEAAQTC; this is encoded by the coding sequence GCGCGCCCCACGTCGGGCTCGTCATCCTTGCCCTTGCCGTCGGCGGGTTCGCCATCGGCACGACCGAATTCGCCTCGATGAGCATGCTGCCACTGTTCGCGCAGGGCCTGGGTATCGATGCGCCGACCGCAGGCCATGCCATCAGTGCCTACGCACTGGGCGTGGTCGTGGGTGCGCCGATCATCACCGTGCTGGGTGCGCGCCTGCCGCGCCGCCGCCTGTTGCTGTTGCTCATGGCGATGTTCACGGTGTTCAACGGCCTGACCGGCCTGTCGCCGAACTACCACTGGATGCTCGTCTTCCGCTTCCTGGCGGGCCTGCCCCACGGTGCGTACTTCGGCGTGGCCGCGCTGGTGGCGAGTTCGCTCGTCCCGCCCAACCGGCGTACCCGTGCCGTGGGCCAGATGTTCCTCGGCCTGACCGTCGCAACGATCGCCGGTGTGCCGCTGGCGAGCTGGCTCGGCCAGGCAGTGGGCTGGCGTTGGAGTTTTGCGCTGGTCGCATTGCTCGGCATCGCGACGATGTCCGCGGTGTTCGCGTTCGCACCGAACACACCGGCCGATGCGAAAGCCAGCCCGATGCGCGAACTCAGCGCGCTGAAGCGTTCGCAGGTGTGGATCACCCTGGGCATTGGCGCGATCGGTTTCGGCGGCATGTTCGCCGTGTACACCTACCTCGCCGACATCCTGCTCAGCGTTACGCACATGCCGCTTTCGACGGTGCCGTGGATCATGGGCGTGTTTGGTATCGGCATGACCCTGGGCAACATGGTGATCCCGGTGTTCGCCGACCGCGCATTGATGCGGACGGCCGGTGCGTTGCTGGTCTGGGCGATCGTCATCCTTGCGATCTTCCCGTTCACCGCGGGCAACGTGTGGACCCTCGGCATCACCGTGTTTTTCATCGGCCTCGGTGGCGCACTCGGTACCGTGCTTCAGACACGTCTCATGGACGTCGCCGGTGATGCGCAGGCACTCGCCGCTGCATTGAACCATTCGGCATTCAACACGGCGAATGCGCTCGGCCCATTCCTGGGCGGCCTTGCCATCGCAAACGGCTACGGCTGGACGTCACCCGGTTGGGTCGGAAGCGGCCTGGCGCTTGGTGGTCTGTTGCTTTGGGCCGTATCGGTCGCCGTCGAGCGGAATAGCGAAGCGCAGGAAGCGGCGCAAACCTGCTGA